The genome window AACAGCATATCAATTCATATAATCACTCATGACTAAAAACAGTGTTTTATACCAGGCAATGTGTTTTTATTGAAATTGAAATAAAAGTGCAGATGAAGTGCCTGGTTACCTTGTCTGACAGAGTGGAGTAGTTAAAGTGTGGCTCATACATGTGAGGGGCAATTGATGCAGCGGTCTGGAGGAAAGCTTTGGACTGTGAAAAAAAAGAAAGGACATCAAAACAAAAACAACCTGAATTAGACTCAATACCAAAAACATCATAAGCAGTACACTAAAGACTTTAAATAATGTGTTGTATCATATGGAAAAGAACCACCGTGGAAAATACTTCAGAAGAGCaagccggaagaaatggcagcagttttacgggcgcccaaccaattgtgctactatgtgtttttttcacgttatttgtaacttattttgtacataatgtttctgccaccgtatcttacggcaaaaaattgcttctggatatcaggacagcgatcactcacctcgaattagacaaagattttttccaCAACAAAGACgacgcacaagacattctccaaacaccccacaggaccGACATCCccattatttgcaagaggaagcgacacaggtacagaggacaaagagccggatgcctggtcaggacccggcgaaggcgactgggaaagctgccgttaccgtcaatactactcgccaacgtgcaatcattggacaataaattagacgaggtacgatcacgaatatcctaccaacgggacatcaaaaactgtaatatcctatgtttcacggaatcgtggctgaatgacgacatggatattcagctagcgggatatacggtgcaccggcaagatagaacagcacactccggtaagacgagggggggcggtctgtgcatatttgtaaacaacagctggtgcacaaaatttaAGGaactctagattttgctcgcctgaagtagagtatattgtgataaattgcaggccacactaattgcctagagagttttcagctatacttttcgtggctgtttatttaccaccacagacagatgctggcactaagaccgcactcagccagctgtataaggaaataagcaaacaggaaaccactcacccagaggcggcattcctagtggccggagactttaatgcagggaaacttaaatcagttctaccaaatttctatcaacatgttaaatgtgcaaccagagggaaaaaaatctagatcacctgtaccccacacacagagacgcgtacaaagctctccctcgccctccattttgtaaatccgaccacaattctatcctcctgattcctgcttacaagcaaaaattaaagcagatgctaaactacaggactgttttgctatcacagactggaacatgttccgggattcttccgatggcattgaggagtacaccacatcagtcactggctttatcaatatgtgcatcgaggacgttgtccccacagtgactgtacgtacataccccaaccagaagccatggattacaggcaacattcgcactgagctaaagggtagagctgccgctttcaaggtgctgaccaactggcaggcgtcttcactgacattttcaacatgaccCTGAtttagtctgtaataccaacatgtttcaagcagaccaccatagtccctgtgcccaagaacacaaaggaaacctgcctaaatgactacagacccgtagcactcacgtccgtagccgtgaagtgctttgaaaggttggtcatggctcacatcaacaccattatcccagaaaccctagacccactccaatttgtataccacccaaacagatccacggatgatgcaatctctattgcactccacactgtcctttcccacctggacaaaaggaacacttatgtgagaatgctattcattgactacagctcagtgttcaacaccatagtaccctcaaagctcatcactaagctaaggaccctgggactaaatacctccctctgcaactggatcctggacttcctgatggaccgcccccaggtggtgagggtaggttgcAACAcattgccacgctgatcctcaacactggagctccacaggggtgcgtgctcagtcccctcctgtactccttgttcacccatgactgcatggccagggacgactccaacaccatcataaagtttgcagacgacacaacagtggtaggcctgatcacagacaacgacgagacagcctatagggaggaggtcagagacctggccgtgtggtgccagaataacaacctatccaagactaaggagatgattgtggactataggaaaaggaggaccgagcacgcccccattctcatcgacagggctgcagtggagcaggttgagagcttcaagatcctcggtgtccacatcaacaacaaactagaatggtccaaacacaccaagacagttgtgaagagggcacgacaaagcctattccccctcaggaaactaaaaagatttggcatgggtcctaagatcctcaaaaggttctacagctgcaacatcgagagcatcctgactggttgcatcacggcctggtacgggaattgctcggcctctgaccgcaaggcactacagagggtagtgcgtacggcccagtacatcactggggctaagctgcctgccatccaggacctctacaccaggcggtgtcagaggaaggccctaaaaattgtcgaagaccccagccaccccagtcatagactgttctctctactaccgcatggcaagcggtaccggagtgccaagtctaggacaaaaaggcttctcaacagtttttacccccaagacataagactcctgaacatgtaatcaaatggctacccggactatttgcattgtgtgccccccccaaaccctctttttacactgctgctactctccgtttatcatatatgcatagtcactttaactatacattcatgtacatactacctcaattgggctgaccaaccaatgctcccgcacattggctaaccgggctatctgcattgtgtccgccacccgccacccaccacccgccaacccctcttttacgctactgctactctctgttcatcatataagcatagtcactttaaccatatctacatgtacatactacctcaatcagtctgactaaccggtgtctgtatgaagcctcgctacttttatagcctcgctactgtatatagcctgtctttttactgttgttttatttctttacttacccattgttcacctaacacctttttttgcactattggttagagcctgtaagtaagcatttcactctaaggtctacacctgttgtattcggcgcacgtgacaaataaactttgatttgatttagaagaAGTTTCTTCCAGTTGGAAAGAAAGCATATCATTTAAAACAGATTCATACTCAATACTCTTATCAGAACTATCATTTGATCAAAATGATATATTTGAAGATCTAAAAACCCCAGTTCATTCACCTGCTCAATGTGTCCCTTGCGTAGCTCCAGCACAGCCAGGTTATTATAGGCCTCAGCATGGTCGTTGTTGAAGGCCAAGGCCAGTTTAAAACACTGGTATGCCAGAGTCAGGTCTCCTATTCCCTGTGGAGAGAAACATAAGATGCACGTAGCATAAACAGAAATGCAAAGAATAAGTGATAGCATGCTATTTGTTCAAGTATTCAGCCAGATGTGGATCCTGTCCAAGAGAAACCAGTTGGCATACAGAAGAGGGTGCTGTAGAGTAACTTGATGCAGTAACTAACATCTGTGTGTGCTAAgttaacactaacccaccacggCCACGTGTCCAATGTTGTACCAGACGTCAGCCTGCTCCTCATCATTGGCCACCAGGGCCAGAGCCCTCTCGAAGGAGGAGAGGGTCATATCATACTGCTGGGCATAAAAGCAGCACAATCCCAGGTTGTTGTACAGCTGGCAATTATATACCCCCATCTGCAGCAGCCGTCTACAGGGAAGGAGGGTTAGAGGGAAAAGACAACTCTGAAATAATGCAACCATGCAAGGCATGTGTATCCACTGAAATTGTCAGAATTattaaatcacacacatactaaaTCACACACATTAAGGCACACACATACTAATCAAAGTTAGATGAGGGATTTgaagggggtggtgtgtgtgtgtgcgcgcgcgcgtgacTAACCGGTAAAAGCGCAAGGCGATCTCAGGCTGGTCCGTGTAAAAGTGATTGCTGCCTATGCAGGCGATAGCCTCAACGTGAGTGTTGTCCTGCTTCAGCACGTCTTTGTAGTACTCTGTGGCTGAGGTGATGTTATTCATCTCctgtgagagagacacagataacTATAAAGACTGATTTTGGACCTCCTGATCAACCTGCATCTGTTCTCTCATTTTACAGTAGAGTAATTCAATAGCTACTAGAGCTGCAAAACAATTAGGCTCTAAATTCCTAGGCAATCAGCTGCTCATTTCAGGTTACACATTTGACATGATGATTTCAACCTGTGGTTTCTTTAAGCAAGAGAACGCtttacaaacaaacaacaaaggaATTATGTTACGTGCCTCATGAATGCGAGCAATTCCCGTTAAGAGAGTGACCTCCCCAGGGAAGTGGTCCAGACCTTGCTTGAAGAGGTTCAGTGCAGTTATAGGTTGATCAAGCCGCTGATACACCTGTTTTAGTGGTATAACAGAACAATAAGTATTTTTGCCATTTGTGTAGTAATGAAGACAAATAGGTCACTTGGTTGATATAAAAAAACATAAACCTAGTTGAACTTATAGAAACAATTCGTCATTGAGTGACACACCACCAGGATTTATCTGCTACAGAGAAGCCTTGTGTGATGATtaatctatactgtatacagtgtaGTTACACAGTATTTACAGTGTTAAAAGAGTATTAGGGACATTGTAAGTTGTATGTCGTTACCTTGGCCAGATAGAGGTATGTGTCCACCACCTCCTGATGATTGAGAGCAGATCGGAACTGTTTTTCTGATTCCCGGTGTAAACCAAGTCTGTTAATACAAACAGTTACAATGTAGTAGAactgtagtggtagtatagtatgCATTGTATACTAACAGTTGTTTGAGATCTAAGTAATCAGCTAAAAATTGACCTGTAGTAGCACTTCCCCAGCTGGACTTTCCACCACCAGTCTTTGAACTGAGCATTCTCAGTGGCCAGAGCAGCCAGGTCTAAAGCCTGTTCACAAAACATGACAGGGGAGGTATAAATCGCTTTAGACTGAAACTTACAAACAAAAACTGCAAGAAAAGCCAAagccatactgtatatctgtatttaTAACTCACATTTTTTACATCATTTTCATGATGGAAGATGTACTCAAACAAGGTCTGGGGGCAGAAAAAAACAACAGAGCAGTCATAACACGTATTGAAGGCGAATAaccacaataaatacatttacgaCACGTATGTTTTAAGAGACATTGTTCATTTCCTTATAGTACATTAGTTACATCAGTCTTACCTTGGATAAATTGGGCTTCTGGGCATATTTAGCCAAGTTGAGTCTTGACAAATTTATAAATGGCCCCTCAGGATTGGTTAACATGGAGGCTGTTCCCAGCCGGACAAATCTCCCAGATGCACCAGTGACAGGGCGGGCAGTGTGTGCCGTGCGTGGGGTCTTAATGGCCTGTTCCATTGTCCCTGGTCTGCCAGACTGGGTACTGGGCCTCACAAACCCTGTAATTGGACGTCCCGATTGGGTCATGGGCCTAGATTCAGGACAAAAAAGCTCAGTTCAGAACTAACCTGATGCTTTTCCAGGGTACATAATGCTCCTCACGACTCATTGTCAGAAATAttgttacagtaataacacaaTTCCAGTAGGGGAAATGCTTGGAATACTTACCTAACTTATACAAGATAGTTGTAAATATAAAAGGTCACATACCTGATAGCTGGAGTAGGTCCACCTCCATGACTTGTTTCAGGACGCCTCAGTGATGTACCAGGGCCTGAAAGACAGCTTCATTACAGGACACTCAAAGAGCTGAGAACATTTTGGAGAGATTTTACCAGAACAGATTCAGAATAGTAATATATTATTGATATTGATTTTCTGAGCTGGTAGGCTCAGTAGGCTGTTCTGCAGATGACTATAGTCATGCTCAGGAGTTTTTCCTGCCCAGGAAGAACTCGTGTCCCTCTGGGAATGTTTAGAGTTCAGACTTACGAGCAACCTGGGCAATGGAGCTTTCATCCAGCATCATCTCAGCGATCCCCTCCTGGTCCACCTCCACCTCATCAAtgtacaccatctctgtcagagCACGGGTCTTCAGACTCCATGCAGCCTGCCCAAGATCAAAGGTAGTAGATTTGATTTTACAATGTGAAAATTATGTTTATATTGATGTTACAAGGTAGGGAACTCCAACACCGATGTGCTACTGTGATATTTAATACATTTCTCTACCCGTTGTATTTGTACTTCAACATGTTCGAAACATGCCAGGTTTAGAAGGAGCATGTCAAGAGACACAGAATAAAAGGAGCACAGCAGGAAGAGGTTACCTCAGAAATATGTGATGAGGAGTCAGGTTCCTTTTAAGACAGCAGTGAGTGAAATTATGAGAAAAGAGGTGAAGACAGATTTGATGCAAAAATTATGCTAGGCTATAGCAAGCACATTTCAAGACAATTGGAGTTAAGAGTAGCTAGATTAACTAAAGGTGAGATTAAATAGTGATAGCGCAAATCGAAAGTGGGTCACATTAAAAAACTTGCCAGATATGACGATAGCCCTCTAGCTAATAAGTTATTGTTTTTTATGCCaccaacagctagctagctaacaatgtgCTAGCAAGCAATGGCAGAGTATCTCTGGCAATACAGTAATGAGGAATAGGCAATGATTCAGAAAATGTCTAAGAATACTTTGCAAGCATGCTACTGATAGCTATTACCATTAGCTAAATTGGATTCATGCCTGGAGTTGGCTAGCAGAGCTAAAATACTAGTTTAGCTATTTCTAACCTGGTCGTATGGACTGTCCTCTAATATCTTCGAACAAATATCTGAACATGGTTGGAACTTCCGTCTTCTAAAGTAGCTCCATGCAAGAAACAAGGGATCCATCGGCACCTCCATTTCGTCTTCTTTGTCAGTGGTGCTAAAATAATTTAAGAGGTAGGTACGTTTAGCTATCAGCGCTAAGCTTGTTGCTTAAGCAGCAAGCGTCCTGTCACTCACCGCAACGTAGGACAGTGAAGGTCCTcttgtaggtgcacttgattgaGCCCCCTCGGCACGCCGGGCGGGCGTTTGCAATTTGTATTACCATTCCATCCATTCTACAATGCGAACTCTGCCCACCCGTCGCATTCACCCAATGCTGCATTGATTTATTTGGTATTTACCGTGAGAACAATATTATTATTTGAAGTGAAGCAAGATCAGTGCGTTTACTCAATAACTTTTGTGTACTGCCTGTCTTTGTTTTCAAGGGGTATGCACTCAgcttggtctcatagactagatgtaacatagtaaacgtataTCTGGGATGCTTTAACTACTATGATATGTTACGGTTGGTATCGCTATATaaaacagatggttacttaaggcaggGTGGTTGGTCGGGTGGATGGGTGGTTGGACGTATAACAAcagaaggttgtgagttcaaatctcatcatggacaactttagcattttagctaattagcaacttttcaactatttactactttttagctactttgcaactaaactcagcaaaaaaagaaacgtccctttttcacgaccctgtctttcaaagataattcgtaaaaatcaaaataacttcacagatcttcattgtaaagggtttaaacactgtttcccatgcttgttcaatgaaccataaacaattaatgaacatgcacctctggaacggtcgttaacatttacatttacatttacgtcatttagcagacgctcttatccagagcgacttacaaattggtacattcaccttatgatatccagtggaacaaccactttacaatagtacatctatatattttttttttgggggggggttagaaggattactttatcctatcccaggtattccttaaagaggtggggtttcaggtgtctccggaaggtggtgattgactccgctgtcctggcgtcgtgagggagcttgttccaccattggggtgccagagcagcgaacagttttgactgggctgagcgggaactgtgcttccgcagaggtgggggggccagcaggccagaggccTAACAGCTTATAGACAGTAGGCAATGAAGGTCACAGttgtgaaaacttaggacactaaagagacctttcCACTGACTCTgataaacaccaaaagaaagatacccagggtccctgctcatctgcgtgaacgtgccttaggcatgctgcaaggaggcatgaggactgcagatgtggccagggcaataaattgcgatgtccttactgtgagacgcctaagacagcgctacagggagacaggacggacagctgatcgtcctcgcagtggtagaccacgtgtaacaacacctgcacaggatcggtacatccgaacatcacacatgcgggacaggtacaggatggcaacaataactgcccgagttacaccaggaatgcacaatccctccatcagtgctcagactgtgcgcaataggctgagagaggctggactgagggcttgtaggcctgttgtaaggcaggtcctcaccagacattactggcaacaacgtcacctatggccacaaacccaccgtcgctggaccagacaggac of Salmo salar chromosome ssa01, Ssal_v3.1, whole genome shotgun sequence contains these proteins:
- the LOC106591546 gene encoding tetratricopeptide repeat protein 8 isoform X1, which produces MEVPMDPLFLAWSYFRRRKFQPCSDICSKILEDSPYDQEPDSSSHISEAAWSLKTRALTEMVYIDEVEVDQEGIAEMMLDESSIAQVARPGTSLRRPETSHGGGPTPAIRPMTQSGRPITGFVRPSTQSGRPGTMEQAIKTPRTAHTARPVTGASGRFVRLGTASMLTNPEGPFINLSRLNLAKYAQKPNLSKTLFEYIFHHENDVKNALDLAALATENAQFKDWWWKVQLGKCYYRLGLHRESEKQFRSALNHQEVVDTYLYLAKVYQRLDQPITALNLFKQGLDHFPGEVTLLTGIARIHEEMNNITSATEYYKDVLKQDNTHVEAIACIGSNHFYTDQPEIALRFYRRLLQMGVYNCQLYNNLGLCCFYAQQYDMTLSSFERALALVANDEEQADVWYNIGHVAVGIGDLTLAYQCFKLALAFNNDHAEAYNNLAVLELRKGHIEQSKAFLQTAASIAPHMYEPHFNYSTLSDKIGDLQSSYTAAQRSEDAFPEHVDTQQILKHLRQHFAVL
- the LOC106591546 gene encoding tetratricopeptide repeat protein 8 isoform X2; this translates as MEVPMDPLFLAWSYFRRRKFQPCSDICSKILEDSPYDQAAWSLKTRALTEMVYIDEVEVDQEGIAEMMLDESSIAQVARPGTSLRRPETSHGGGPTPAIRPMTQSGRPITGFVRPSTQSGRPGTMEQAIKTPRTAHTARPVTGASGRFVRLGTASMLTNPEGPFINLSRLNLAKYAQKPNLSKTLFEYIFHHENDVKNALDLAALATENAQFKDWWWKVQLGKCYYRLGLHRESEKQFRSALNHQEVVDTYLYLAKVYQRLDQPITALNLFKQGLDHFPGEVTLLTGIARIHEEMNNITSATEYYKDVLKQDNTHVEAIACIGSNHFYTDQPEIALRFYRRLLQMGVYNCQLYNNLGLCCFYAQQYDMTLSSFERALALVANDEEQADVWYNIGHVAVGIGDLTLAYQCFKLALAFNNDHAEAYNNLAVLELRKGHIEQSKAFLQTAASIAPHMYEPHFNYSTLSDKIGDLQSSYTAAQRSEDAFPEHVDTQQILKHLRQHFAVL